One window from the genome of Metabacillus flavus encodes:
- a CDS encoding DUF1349 domain-containing protein, with amino-acid sequence METIVERVMGILPNQKPVIIGVSGTNGSGFETQARALQGELVKQGILVHLEELMEEPVDIDPENPAKSWYEQSMPDHKANMAIENAKLHRELDIVIVSGAFLLKNTLDHLYDTSIWIDCTKQTAREREYADGQVNIEWKFGAQRIHEIIDEPKQKANLIIQNDPRLEQGPRVIQEGFHGGKWLNEPSSWMERSGSLTVETDRLTDFWQRTHYGFSNDNGHFYYFQTDLDFMMTVTVKGEPIHQFDQAGLMIRVDEDNWLKTSLEHEVNQHPKLGAVATNFGYSDWSTQETDEAIQELTYRVTRTGNDYKIDVLLKGNWQQLRVTRLHHDEKKVMCGIYCCSPIEKGFHAEFSSFRLVELF; translated from the coding sequence ATGGAAACAATTGTCGAACGGGTGATGGGAATTTTGCCGAATCAAAAACCGGTGATCATAGGGGTCAGCGGAACGAACGGATCAGGATTTGAGACACAAGCCCGGGCACTTCAAGGGGAACTGGTTAAACAGGGGATTCTCGTCCATTTAGAGGAATTAATGGAGGAGCCAGTGGATATTGATCCTGAAAATCCGGCCAAAAGCTGGTACGAACAATCCATGCCGGATCATAAAGCAAATATGGCTATTGAGAACGCAAAGCTTCACCGGGAGCTGGATATCGTCATTGTAAGCGGTGCATTTTTGCTAAAAAATACACTTGATCATTTATATGATACGTCTATCTGGATTGACTGCACAAAGCAAACAGCGAGGGAACGGGAGTACGCAGACGGACAGGTGAACATCGAATGGAAATTCGGTGCCCAGCGAATTCACGAAATCATTGATGAGCCAAAACAAAAAGCCAATCTTATCATCCAGAATGATCCTCGGCTTGAACAGGGTCCCAGAGTTATTCAAGAGGGATTCCATGGAGGGAAATGGCTGAATGAGCCTTCTTCCTGGATGGAAAGGAGCGGATCGCTGACAGTGGAGACGGACCGCCTGACAGACTTTTGGCAAAGAACACATTACGGTTTCAGCAATGATAATGGACATTTTTATTATTTTCAAACCGATCTCGATTTCATGATGACGGTTACTGTAAAAGGAGAACCAATCCATCAATTTGATCAAGCGGGCTTAATGATTCGTGTGGATGAAGACAATTGGCTGAAAACGTCTCTTGAACATGAAGTGAATCAGCATCCAAAGCTTGGAGCAGTGGCAACAAATTTCGGATACAGCGACTGGTCCACTCAGGAAACGGATGAAGCTATTCAAGAACTCACCTACAGAGTAACCAGGACTGGGAATGATTATAAAATCGATGTGCTGCTTAAAGGAAATTGGCAGCAGCTTAGAGTAACAAGACTGCATCATGATGAAAAAAAAGTAATGTGCGGGATCTATTGCTGCAGTCCGATTGAAAAAGGCTTTCATGCAGAATTCAGCAGCTTCAGGCTTGTTGAGTTATTTTAA
- a CDS encoding protein YkpC (YkpC, a protein of only 43 or 44 amino acids, is found broadly in the genus Bacillus.) codes for MRDMGRRIVISLVLAGIILGGMSVSFANLPDGDQREENLIVRP; via the coding sequence ATGAGAGATATGGGCAGAAGAATTGTGATTAGTCTGGTGCTGGCAGGGATTATCCTGGGCGGAATGAGTGTATCGTTTGCCAATTTGCCGGACGGAGATCAGCGGGAAGAAAATTTAATCGTCCGCCCGTAG
- a CDS encoding NUDIX hydrolase, whose amino-acid sequence MEPKWVTWAKEIQSLSQAGLAYSKDQFDIERFERLRELSQEIMAEYTEVPMEKLPELFANETGYQTPKVDVRAVVFRDNKILLVREMMDGRWSLPGGWADIGVSPSENAVKEAFEESGLEVKPVRLIAVMDKKCHPHPPGAYHIYKLFFLCEEIGGKLATGFETLDAGFFGLDELPELSVGRITESQIRILFEYGWDAGKQVYFD is encoded by the coding sequence ATGGAGCCTAAGTGGGTAACGTGGGCGAAGGAGATTCAGTCTCTGTCACAGGCAGGTCTTGCTTATTCAAAGGATCAATTTGATATTGAGCGGTTTGAGCGTCTGCGGGAGCTGAGTCAGGAAATAATGGCTGAATATACAGAAGTGCCGATGGAAAAGCTTCCAGAATTGTTCGCAAACGAAACAGGGTATCAGACGCCTAAAGTGGATGTTAGAGCGGTTGTTTTCAGAGACAACAAGATACTGCTCGTTCGGGAGATGATGGATGGACGCTGGTCGCTGCCTGGAGGATGGGCGGATATCGGGGTAAGTCCGTCGGAAAATGCAGTTAAGGAGGCATTTGAGGAGTCTGGGTTAGAAGTTAAGCCAGTAAGGCTGATTGCGGTGATGGACAAGAAGTGCCATCCTCATCCGCCTGGAGCCTATCATATCTATAAGCTTTTCTTTTTGTGTGAAGAAATAGGGGGCAAGCTCGCAACTGGTTTTGAGACACTGGATGCAGGTTTTTTCGGACTGGATGAACTTCCTGAGCTTTCTGTTGGCAGAATTACAGAAAGCCAGATTAGGATTTTGTTTGAATATGGCTGGGATGCAGGAAAACAGGTGTACTTTGATTAA
- a CDS encoding ABC transporter substrate-binding protein — protein sequence MNKFLSALTALLLTAGVLGGCASDSAAPEKTKGQQASQEEKAEFPVKIKDASNSEVTIEEKPKEIVSLIPSNTEIVFSMGLGDKVVGVTDNDNYPEEALKKEKVGGMDINVEKIIGLQPDLVLAHESGAHNSADGLKQLKDAGIDVVVVNEAQSFEEVYESMEMIGKATGEVEKSEKMIDGMKKDLANIEEKAASIPDDRRKSVFVEVSPSPEIYTAGKDTFLNDILTTVGAKNAAAALSGWPKMTEEAIVKLNPDAIVTTYGYYSPDPIKQVMSRKGWESVAAIKNKAVFDVHSDKVTRPGPRLIEGVEELAHSIYPDVFTK from the coding sequence ATGAATAAGTTCTTATCAGCTTTAACAGCCCTGCTTTTGACAGCGGGTGTCTTAGGGGGCTGTGCATCTGATTCTGCAGCGCCTGAGAAAACAAAGGGACAGCAGGCATCACAGGAAGAAAAGGCAGAGTTTCCAGTTAAAATAAAAGATGCTTCCAATTCAGAAGTGACAATTGAAGAGAAGCCAAAAGAAATTGTTTCTCTAATTCCAAGCAACACGGAAATCGTTTTTTCTATGGGTTTAGGAGATAAAGTTGTTGGCGTAACCGATAACGATAATTACCCGGAAGAAGCTCTTAAGAAAGAAAAAGTTGGAGGAATGGATATTAATGTTGAGAAAATTATTGGCCTCCAGCCTGATTTGGTGCTGGCGCATGAATCAGGGGCGCATAATTCCGCTGATGGACTGAAACAGCTGAAGGATGCAGGAATTGATGTAGTGGTGGTCAATGAGGCACAAAGTTTCGAAGAGGTCTATGAGTCTATGGAAATGATTGGGAAGGCAACTGGAGAAGTTGAGAAGTCTGAGAAAATGATTGATGGAATGAAAAAGGATCTTGCCAATATCGAAGAAAAAGCAGCGAGCATCCCGGATGATCGAAGAAAAAGTGTATTCGTAGAGGTTTCTCCTTCACCGGAGATTTATACAGCAGGCAAAGACACATTCCTTAATGACATATTAACCACGGTCGGAGCTAAAAATGCGGCGGCAGCACTAAGCGGATGGCCAAAAATGACGGAAGAAGCAATTGTTAAATTGAATCCAGATGCCATTGTGACGACCTATGGCTATTATAGTCCGGATCCCATTAAACAGGTGATGAGCCGGAAAGGCTGGGAGAGTGTTGCCGCTATTAAAAATAAAGCAGTTTTTGACGTGCATTCGGATAAAGTTACAAGACCGGGTCCGCGTTTAATTGAAGGAGTAGAGGAACTTGCACACTCAATCTATCCGGACGTTTTTACAAAATAA
- a CDS encoding FecCD family ABC transporter permease, with protein MHTQSIRTFLQNNRTFQYALAILFLAVAFLAAVSIGTAAISPAEIVSVLLGGNAVSEANENILMSIRIPRVLLAGLVGAALALSGAAFQGLLRNPLADPYTLGVSSGASLGAVSVIYFGFQAFGSFSLPIVSIASGFLTMFGVLGFAYLAQRRTSMETMILAGIIFNSFLGSFISLIIALSGEELRQVMNWLLGSVSMRGWPYIYMILPFTAAGAFLLFMHSRELNAFAFGEERARHIGVNVRRKQLIIIISASMLTGSAVAVSGTIGFVGLVIPHMTRLLCGSDHRHLLPLSMIFGAGFLILADLLARTVISPVELPIGIITAIIGAPVFAVILAAKKRRT; from the coding sequence TTGCACACTCAATCTATCCGGACGTTTTTACAAAATAACCGTACCTTTCAATATGCTTTGGCGATCCTTTTTTTAGCGGTCGCCTTTTTAGCTGCCGTTTCTATTGGAACGGCAGCTATTTCTCCAGCTGAAATTGTTTCTGTTCTATTAGGCGGAAATGCGGTTTCTGAGGCAAATGAAAATATATTAATGTCGATTCGTATTCCGCGTGTTCTCCTCGCAGGCCTTGTAGGCGCGGCACTTGCTTTATCCGGCGCCGCCTTCCAGGGGCTGCTGAGAAATCCGTTAGCAGACCCATATACACTAGGCGTTTCTTCAGGTGCATCTCTCGGAGCTGTTAGTGTGATTTATTTTGGATTCCAGGCGTTCGGCAGCTTTTCACTCCCTATCGTCAGCATTGCTTCCGGATTCCTGACAATGTTTGGGGTTCTGGGATTTGCTTATCTTGCTCAGAGAAGAACGTCGATGGAGACGATGATCTTAGCAGGAATTATTTTCAACTCCTTTTTAGGTTCTTTTATCTCCCTGATCATCGCTTTAAGCGGAGAGGAGCTCAGGCAGGTAATGAACTGGCTTCTTGGAAGTGTGTCTATGAGAGGCTGGCCTTACATTTATATGATTCTGCCGTTTACAGCCGCAGGTGCATTCCTGCTCTTTATGCACAGCAGAGAATTAAATGCATTTGCCTTCGGAGAGGAACGGGCACGCCATATTGGAGTAAATGTGAGACGCAAACAGCTTATTATCATCATTTCAGCTTCGATGCTGACTGGCTCTGCGGTTGCGGTATCCGGAACAATCGGTTTTGTCGGACTAGTTATTCCTCATATGACGAGGCTCCTGTGCGGAAGTGATCATCGCCATCTGCTTCCTTTATCGATGATATTCGGAGCTGGATTTCTGATTTTGGCTGATTTGCTGGCAAGGACGGTGATTTCACCGGTAGAGCTACCTATTGGCATCATTACCGCTATTATCGGAGCCCCTGTTTTTGCCGTTATTCTGGCAGCCAAGAAAAGAAGGACATAG
- a CDS encoding adenosylcobinamide amidohydrolase, giving the protein MIAVQDLAGGYHQENVLNNLSFTVKEGEFFGILGPNGSGKTTLMKMLSGILPVTKGSIKIKNKNVKAYSSKELAKVMAVLPQLTQTAFDMTVKEAVSIGRYPHQARILPRWTVEDEELVELAMKDTGVAGFAGRSIQSLSGGEQQRVFLAQALAQDPDILLLDEPTNHLDLAFQQSLLSRLKSWTKKRNLTIISIFHDLNMASLYCDRVMLLSDGVISDIGTPYEALQEPTLKKVYSADIKRHYHPSHQSPQVILDSPGGPERPVKITADWLSIHPEYIALKSPVPLKTLSSAVVHAGIGWYTTFLNRHVDVNYSTDDVKVDLIRFIQSKGFDPNETAGMMTAVQLEDVSVKMTELADFSILTVVTAGTGNAADASLGKDRLSASQGTINTWVFVNGICSEEAFIQALITATESKTKALADRFIQDPVTKTLATGTTTDSVLIAATQQGQELPYGGPATELGMAIGKSVYHCTIDSIDRYLEKKRHA; this is encoded by the coding sequence ATGATTGCAGTTCAGGATCTTGCTGGCGGATATCATCAAGAAAACGTATTGAATAACCTCTCTTTCACTGTAAAGGAAGGGGAGTTCTTCGGTATTCTCGGACCTAATGGCAGCGGGAAAACGACATTGATGAAGATGCTCTCTGGCATTCTGCCGGTGACCAAAGGTTCAATCAAGATAAAAAATAAAAACGTGAAGGCATACTCCAGTAAAGAACTGGCGAAGGTGATGGCTGTTTTGCCCCAGCTTACCCAGACAGCATTTGACATGACGGTAAAGGAAGCGGTCAGTATCGGACGGTACCCGCATCAGGCAAGAATTCTTCCAAGATGGACGGTTGAGGATGAAGAACTCGTGGAGCTCGCGATGAAGGATACAGGAGTCGCCGGGTTTGCCGGGCGTTCAATCCAGAGCTTAAGCGGTGGAGAACAGCAGCGCGTCTTTTTGGCTCAGGCACTTGCACAGGATCCGGATATTTTGCTTTTGGATGAACCGACGAATCATTTAGATCTTGCTTTCCAGCAGAGTCTTCTTTCACGTCTGAAAAGCTGGACAAAGAAAAGGAACTTGACGATCATTTCTATTTTTCATGATTTGAATATGGCCAGCCTGTATTGCGACAGAGTGATGCTTTTGAGCGATGGAGTCATTTCGGACATCGGAACACCGTATGAAGCGCTGCAGGAGCCAACATTAAAAAAGGTGTACAGCGCAGATATTAAACGGCATTATCATCCTTCTCATCAAAGCCCGCAGGTTATTCTGGATTCCCCGGGAGGCCCGGAAAGGCCAGTCAAAATTACAGCGGATTGGCTGTCCATTCACCCTGAGTACATCGCTTTAAAATCACCGGTTCCATTAAAGACACTGTCTTCCGCTGTAGTTCATGCGGGTATAGGCTGGTATACGACCTTTTTAAACAGACATGTCGATGTAAACTACAGCACCGATGATGTAAAGGTGGATTTAATCCGTTTCATCCAGTCAAAAGGCTTTGATCCGAATGAAACGGCCGGGATGATGACGGCGGTTCAGCTAGAGGATGTCAGTGTGAAAATGACGGAGCTTGCTGACTTCTCCATCCTGACAGTTGTGACAGCGGGAACGGGAAATGCAGCAGATGCTTCACTCGGAAAGGATAGACTGAGTGCTTCACAAGGGACGATCAACACTTGGGTATTTGTTAATGGCATCTGCTCTGAGGAAGCATTTATTCAAGCGCTGATTACAGCAACTGAGTCGAAAACGAAGGCTTTGGCAGACCGGTTTATTCAAGATCCTGTAACGAAAACCCTGGCTACTGGAACTACAACGGACAGTGTTCTGATAGCCGCGACACAGCAGGGACAGGAATTGCCTTACGGCGGTCCTGCAACAGAGCTTGGAATGGCTATTGGAAAAAGCGTGTATCATTGCACCATTGATTCAATCGACCGATATTTGGAGAAAAAAAGGCATGCTTGA
- the cbiB gene encoding adenosylcobinamide-phosphate synthase CbiB — MLDHLVALSIAVILDRLIGDPPKMPHPVRWFGKMITIMEKRLNKGKYRKIKGIVMVLVLSAAVVTAVVVLQDLCYALHPAAGVLFQAAVIFTAIAGRSLKEAAMEVEKPLRSGLLEEARLKLSYIVGRDTEELHESEIVRGTVETVAENTSDGVTAPLFWAAAGGAPLAVFYRLINTLDSMVGYKNERYEEFGWASAKLDDGLNWIPARITAFLMLLVHGKLGLWNQVSMDAKKHPSPNSGWGEAAVAFMLHIELGGVNFYQGIRSDRAKMGKPERKLKRVHIIQSVEMMERTVFAFIVFLWIGGMLVEFAPSWF, encoded by the coding sequence ATGCTTGATCATCTGGTGGCTTTAAGTATTGCCGTTATTCTTGACCGGCTAATTGGAGATCCGCCCAAAATGCCTCATCCTGTCAGGTGGTTCGGTAAAATGATTACCATAATGGAAAAGAGGCTGAACAAGGGAAAATACAGGAAGATAAAAGGGATCGTGATGGTGCTGGTTCTCTCCGCAGCAGTCGTCACTGCGGTGGTTGTATTACAGGATTTGTGCTACGCTCTCCATCCTGCAGCCGGAGTACTTTTCCAAGCAGCGGTTATATTTACTGCGATCGCCGGGCGAAGTCTGAAGGAAGCCGCGATGGAAGTGGAAAAACCTTTAAGGTCCGGCTTACTGGAAGAAGCCCGGCTGAAACTTTCCTATATTGTAGGCAGAGATACAGAAGAGCTTCACGAAAGCGAAATTGTGAGAGGAACGGTCGAAACGGTCGCGGAAAATACAAGTGATGGAGTGACGGCACCGTTATTCTGGGCGGCAGCAGGCGGCGCTCCCCTTGCTGTTTTCTACCGTCTTATTAATACCTTGGATTCAATGGTTGGATACAAAAATGAAAGGTATGAAGAATTTGGCTGGGCTTCAGCAAAGCTTGATGATGGACTGAATTGGATACCCGCCAGAATAACGGCTTTTCTGATGCTGCTGGTTCACGGGAAGCTTGGGTTATGGAATCAAGTCTCCATGGATGCAAAGAAACATCCGAGCCCAAACAGCGGCTGGGGGGAAGCTGCTGTTGCATTTATGCTTCATATCGAGCTTGGGGGAGTCAACTTTTATCAGGGTATACGATCAGACAGAGCAAAAATGGGAAAGCCGGAACGGAAGCTGAAAAGGGTCCACATCATTCAATCTGTTGAAATGATGGAAAGAACGGTATTTGCGTTTATTGTTTTCTTATGGATTGGAGGAATGCTTGTTGAATTTGCCCCATCATGGTTCTAA
- the cobD gene encoding threonine-phosphate decarboxylase CobD: MNLPHHGSNPQHVYHRAHMIPPDKIIDFSVNTNPLGPPSFIKENWLDYLQYINDYPDPEAAALVQALSEKEQLPAECILPGNGAAELIFILAQLLKDEQVLIAEPAFSEYRQALEVQGAVIDSLVLKEENGWDLDERIFQKMQGKKAVFICNPSNPTGRVYSRALLLDVIEQAKKTGTLIICDEAFYDFTAESHSLSGDLSRYPNLVILRSVTKMYALAGIRLGYVMASAYMIEKLKRRQPHWSVNALAQRMGIACAKDTDHAEKTRGWIASERERVKHELASIGMTVYPSSTNYYLIAAPKEKELFPYLLKKGIVTRHTENFAGLDGNFLRIAVKLPDENHALIEALREWKGC, encoded by the coding sequence TTGAATTTGCCCCATCATGGTTCTAACCCGCAGCACGTTTATCATCGCGCTCATATGATTCCCCCTGATAAAATCATAGATTTCAGCGTAAACACGAATCCACTTGGTCCTCCGTCATTTATAAAAGAAAACTGGCTGGATTATTTGCAGTATATTAACGATTATCCTGATCCTGAAGCAGCTGCTCTTGTACAGGCCCTTTCTGAAAAAGAGCAGCTGCCGGCAGAGTGCATTCTGCCAGGGAACGGTGCTGCAGAACTTATTTTTATTCTGGCTCAGCTGTTAAAGGATGAACAGGTGCTGATTGCAGAACCAGCTTTTTCGGAATACCGCCAGGCATTGGAGGTACAAGGTGCAGTCATCGACTCACTTGTTTTGAAAGAGGAGAATGGCTGGGACCTTGATGAACGGATTTTTCAGAAGATGCAAGGGAAAAAGGCTGTGTTTATCTGCAATCCAAGTAACCCGACTGGGAGAGTTTACAGCCGGGCTCTGCTCCTTGACGTAATCGAACAGGCAAAAAAAACAGGAACCCTTATTATCTGTGATGAGGCATTTTACGATTTCACAGCGGAGAGTCATTCACTCTCAGGGGACCTTAGCCGTTATCCGAATTTGGTTATTTTACGATCCGTTACCAAAATGTATGCTCTCGCTGGAATCAGGCTCGGATATGTGATGGCATCCGCTTATATGATTGAGAAGCTAAAGAGAAGACAGCCGCATTGGAGTGTGAATGCACTGGCGCAGAGGATGGGGATTGCCTGTGCAAAGGATACAGATCATGCTGAGAAGACGAGAGGATGGATCGCATCTGAACGGGAAAGAGTGAAGCACGAGCTCGCTTCCATAGGAATGACGGTTTACCCGAGCTCCACCAACTATTATTTGATTGCAGCGCCCAAGGAAAAAGAACTTTTCCCCTATTTGCTGAAAAAAGGCATCGTCACGAGGCATACAGAAAATTTTGCCGGATTGGACGGAAACTTTCTCCGGATTGCCGTGAAGCTTCCTGATGAAAATCATGCACTTATTGAGGCACTTCGGGAGTGGAAGGGATGCTGA
- a CDS encoding bifunctional adenosylcobinamide kinase/adenosylcobinamide-phosphate guanylyltransferase yields MLIFISGGVRSGKSSFAERFAEEAAAGTGKLNYIAAGRASDKEMEHRIAMHQLKRNDSQKSWQTFEKQRNLHELAPHFSRNDILVLDCLTTWLNNEMFAPDPPEDPVIHMMMGIRMLRQSCGMLITVSNELSYDAHLYEESVLDYIKGLGRLHQAAVKEADAAYLVENGLAILKKGGQQ; encoded by the coding sequence ATGCTGATTTTTATATCAGGAGGGGTAAGGAGCGGCAAGTCATCATTTGCTGAACGCTTTGCAGAGGAAGCTGCAGCAGGCACTGGGAAATTAAATTATATTGCGGCTGGACGGGCTTCAGACAAGGAGATGGAACATCGGATTGCCATGCATCAATTGAAGCGCAATGACTCTCAGAAATCATGGCAGACGTTTGAGAAGCAGCGGAATCTTCATGAGCTTGCTCCTCACTTCAGCCGTAATGATATCCTTGTCCTGGATTGCCTCACTACTTGGCTGAATAATGAAATGTTTGCCCCCGATCCGCCTGAAGATCCTGTAATTCATATGATGATGGGCATTCGAATGCTCCGTCAATCGTGCGGTATGCTGATTACCGTTTCAAATGAGCTGTCATATGATGCACATCTATATGAAGAGTCTGTTTTGGATTACATAAAAGGCTTGGGAAGACTTCATCAGGCTGCTGTAAAGGAAGCTGATGCGGCATACTTGGTGGAGAATGGATTGGCCATTCTGAAAAAGGGGGGTCAACAGTGA
- the cobS gene encoding adenosylcobinamide-GDP ribazoletransferase, with amino-acid sequence MIKRIEGILIAIQFFTAVPVKKSFELDEKRVLFAVQWLPFVGLLIGAVLSGMLWLVLMFTPFSMPAAAFIIWLAAILLTGGLHLDGWMDSSDAYFSYRDREKRLEIMKDPRTGAFGVLSVIILLAARFLFIYEVIEGLQWRDYFLILAIPMLSRTGMGALLAAVPSVKSEGLAYFFQKDLKRNKVLRSYFTVFLAAAAVFYMVEPLLSLYLAILAALLVGFTFAAKAFIKKEFGGVTGDLLGAAAEGGETCLWMGLWLLHYYVMA; translated from the coding sequence GTGATAAAGAGAATAGAAGGCATACTGATAGCCATTCAATTTTTTACGGCTGTTCCAGTAAAAAAATCCTTTGAGCTGGATGAAAAAAGAGTGCTTTTTGCTGTTCAATGGCTTCCGTTCGTAGGTCTGTTAATCGGTGCTGTCCTGTCTGGAATGCTTTGGCTTGTCCTGATGTTCACTCCATTTTCAATGCCCGCTGCCGCATTCATCATTTGGCTGGCAGCCATTTTACTGACCGGAGGATTGCATCTTGACGGCTGGATGGACTCAAGTGATGCTTATTTTTCATACAGAGACAGGGAGAAGCGGCTTGAAATTATGAAGGACCCGCGGACAGGAGCCTTCGGAGTTTTATCTGTTATCATTTTACTGGCAGCACGATTTCTTTTCATTTATGAGGTGATTGAAGGACTGCAGTGGAGAGACTATTTCCTGATATTAGCTATCCCAATGCTATCCCGAACAGGAATGGGTGCACTCCTCGCGGCCGTTCCCTCCGTAAAGTCAGAGGGGTTAGCCTATTTCTTTCAAAAGGATTTGAAAAGAAATAAGGTATTGCGGTCGTACTTCACGGTTTTTCTGGCGGCGGCCGCAGTTTTTTATATGGTCGAGCCTTTATTATCTCTGTACCTTGCTATACTTGCCGCCCTGCTTGTAGGATTCACCTTTGCAGCAAAAGCCTTTATTAAAAAAGAATTCGGCGGTGTGACCGGAGATTTGCTCGGGGCAGCAGCTGAAGGAGGAGAAACATGTTTATGGATGGGTTTGTGGCTGTTACATTACTACGTCATGGCCTGA